From a region of the Bacteroidales bacterium genome:
- a CDS encoding GWxTD domain-containing protein has translation MMKLNYKLIYLLLVLSVFILFKSCFVQKKTISNRDLSYMYNPGTTLIHPEYFIYHNSDTTSQLFIKILLSELLFKNNQQTNISEAKISIFYVLYPSIEDELIKDSSTTIINLKENAFIKDITTYSTIKTLKGEKYILDIKTTDLFGNVSHHTFIDIDKSKNNTSQNYLITSVKDNKPVFRRYFTDDAELLIIHNDKSIQQLYVYYYNFKFPPAKPPFSSSSEKVVKLNPDSLWIMEKDNRFNLKLKNQGIYNIKINSSDTSYFTLYSFNKHYPRFKTPEQLVKPLIYLTSYKEYKNLLNYDDPKLAVDSFWLKTSGNVDRAKELIRVYYNRAQLANYYFTSYKEGWKTDRGMIYTIFGTPTTIFVNNESETWSYGRKSSSKSLEFVFYKTSSEFENNDYILLRSDFYDRLWFNAVDSWRNGQAFSVENE, from the coding sequence ATGATGAAATTAAATTATAAATTAATTTATCTACTACTTGTACTTTCTGTATTTATATTATTTAAGTCATGTTTTGTACAAAAAAAAACCATAAGTAACAGAGACTTATCATATATGTATAATCCCGGAACAACTCTTATTCATCCCGAATATTTTATATATCATAATTCCGATACTACATCACAACTGTTTATTAAAATTTTATTATCGGAACTTTTATTTAAAAATAACCAACAAACAAATATTTCTGAAGCAAAAATCAGTATATTTTATGTACTATACCCTTCGATTGAAGATGAGTTAATTAAAGATAGTTCTACAACTATAATAAATTTAAAAGAAAATGCTTTTATTAAAGACATAACAACTTATTCTACTATAAAAACATTAAAAGGAGAAAAGTATATTCTTGATATCAAAACTACTGATTTATTCGGGAATGTTTCTCATCACACATTTATTGATATTGATAAATCAAAAAATAATACTTCACAAAATTATTTAATAACATCTGTTAAAGATAATAAACCTGTTTTTCGCAGATATTTTACTGATGATGCAGAATTATTAATTATTCATAATGATAAAAGCATTCAACAATTATATGTATATTATTATAATTTCAAATTTCCTCCTGCAAAACCTCCATTTTCTTCAAGTTCTGAAAAAGTGGTTAAATTAAATCCTGATAGTTTGTGGATTATGGAAAAAGATAATAGATTCAATTTAAAATTAAAAAATCAAGGTATTTATAATATTAAAATAAATTCTAGTGATACTTCATATTTTACTTTATATAGTTTTAATAAACATTATCCAAGGTTTAAAACGCCTGAACAGCTCGTTAAACCACTAATTTATTTAACTTCTTATAAAGAATACAAAAATCTTTTAAATTATGATGATCCAAAATTGGCAGTTGATAGTTTTTGGTTAAAAACATCAGGAAATGTTGATAGAGCAAAGGAATTAATAAGAGTATATTATAATCGTGCCCAGCTTGCAAATTACTATTTTACTTCATATAAAGAAGGTTGGAAAACCGATAGAGGCATGATATATACAATATTCGGAACACCAACAACTATTTTTGTTAATAATGAATCTGAAACATGGAGTTATGGTAGAAAATCAAGTTCGAAATCATTAGAATTTGTGTTTTATAAAACATCAAGTGAATTTGAAAATAATGATTATAT